A segment of the Amblyomma americanum isolate KBUSLIRL-KWMA chromosome 6, ASM5285725v1, whole genome shotgun sequence genome:
TGaattaattgtgcttgtgtgtatTTCCAAGTCTAAATTGTGTTTAAATGCACCAATCAGCTTAAATTTAGATGCATGACACATAGAATATGACTTCATTCCAAAGTTTGCATAGTTGAAGCACCAATGAGTTGCAAATGTGCTCATTACAAGAAAGAAACTTTTCTGTAGAAATGTTATAGTTGTCACTGCATGAGCACAGAAGTCTGAATATGGAACAGTGCCCACACCAGTGCTGTCGGTGTTGTCCGTGTTTGCATGACTGCACTTTTCAAAGGCACTATGTTGATGGCACTTACACTCCTTGTGACTCAAAATACTGGATTGCAGATTTCTTGTCTCTTGTGCTGACTATTTCATTCCATCCTTTCAATATTAGTCCCTTGAATCAAAAGCAGAGTTCAGTgagcaaaaagtgaaagaaaGGGTAAGAAAACACGAGAAATAAAAGCTCACATCACGTGTTGGTGGTGCCACCTTGAGCATTCGGTCAATGTACTCTCGTGCCTTGTCGTGTTTCCCAGTCAGAAACAGAAACAGCCCAGCATAGTATAATACCTGCAGCCAATTTCAAAATGTGTGCTCGTGACAAAATTAGCAAGAATTACAGTTTCAGTTTGTGGGGAAAATGTGAAATCATTTTAAAAATTACCTTTTCTCCTGCTTGTTTTCTTGTCTCCTTCAGTTGAGCATCGAGCTGTGCTACGGCCTCTTTATCTGGGTGCATGTAATGAGGTGCATATTAAAGCTGGGCAAAGTGCGAGTGACTAAATTTTATGCATGCGGATAGTAAAATTAAAGCTAAGTCATTTATAAGAGAATTTTTGCTCACCAACTACACCGCATTTCCTGTGCGCAAAGATGAGTGCAAGAATTCCTCCCAAGGCAACATCTTTGCTCTCTTTAACGACGTCCAATTCTCGGATTCCCTCTTGAAGCCTGCCTGCACAGGTAATCTTTGCAACAGCTTGAACATTAAAAGTGCAACTAAAGCGTGTACAGCGCTGCAACTAGAAcagtgaagagaaaaaaagaatagcGAACTCGAAGTACCTTCAAAAATCAATGACATTCCAAAATAAAGGCGATAAACAGGGTCTCCGGAGAACCGCTTCAAGCCCTCCaccgcagctcgctgcatgctgCGGTAGTACTTCTCGCGGCAGTAATAATGGATCCTGGTCTGCAAGAAGTAGAGTTTCGTCGTCTTAGAGTGTCTTATCTAATGGTGCTTTGCAGGAATTACCTTTAACAGCAACTCCGGCTCGGTCATGATTGCGCACCTTCTTGCTGGCGGCTCGGAACCGAAACAAGGCTAGTGCTTGTTTCGGTTCCTGTTGCTAGGCGACACTTCGAAAATGCGCTTGGCCGGCTTGGCTGAATCGGTGCGTTCTCGTTGTTCCATCAGCCGTTTGAGCAGGTGTTTTTTACAGTGAGTGACGACTTTCAAATTTTTGCATAAAGTCCGGCTTATTGCTTTTAGGCCAAAGAGACTTGCAAGGCCTTGGTTTTTATATGACACATAGATCGTGTAATTGGTGCAGTTTTGTGCGAGGTGCGCCGTCAAAACCGATAGCAGTTTAAATCGTGATTTGAGCCTTTGCGGTTTTAGCGGGAAACGAAGGGTAGTGTGGTTTTTTCCCCGAGATATTTGAGCGCCTATTTGCATTTCACTCGGCTGCCTACTGCTGGTTCTGTTAGTGCAGTTAACAGGCTCCGCAGCACAACCTTTTTCACCATCGGCACAGCAGCAATTTGAACGGTTTATGAAGCAGCGCGCACTGAATGCGATCAACAGTCACTGTTTTGTCATGCTTTCAGGTCCGTCGTATCATGATGTCGAGCCGCCGGGGCCTCTTTATTGTGTTCGAAGGATGTGATCGGACAGGAAAGTCGACTCAGGTGAAATTGCTTGCTGAAGTACTCGCCGGCAAGGGCCACAAGACGGATACCATAGCTTTCCCCAagcgcaccaccaccaccggaAAGCTGCTCGACGGTTACCTCAAAGAGAGCACCAACCTCGATGATCATGCCGTTCACTTACTGTTTTCCGCGAACCGGTGGCAGGAAGCTCAGGCAATACGTCAGGCAGTCGCGCAACACACGACGGTAATTTGCGACCGTTACGCTTATTCCGGCGTTGCCTTTTCGGCCGCTAAATCCCTGGATTTCACGTGGTGTCAGCAACCTGACAAAGGTCTGCCGGAGCCTGATCTTGTTTTCTACATGAGCGCCTCGCCCGAAGTGCTCAATGCTCGTGACGGCTTTGGCACGGAGCGTTACGAGAAGGTTGAATTTCAGACCAAAGTTCGAGTGAACTATGAGCGCTTCGCCGCTCTCGAGAGTGGCAGTGGTCGCTGGGTGAACGTCGATTCGGCGCGAAGCATCGAGGATATTCATCGCGACATACTCGGTGTCGTGCTCGATACTATGTCTAGAGAACATGGAGAATTAGGCAAACTCTGGTCGAAATGAGCAGGATTTGGCGTTA
Coding sequences within it:
- the LOC144093565 gene encoding uncharacterized protein LOC144093565 isoform X1 translates to MRLAGLAESVRRIMMSSRRGLFIVFEGCDRTGKSTQVKLLAEVLAGKGHKTDTIAFPKRTTTTGKLLDGYLKESTNLDDHAVHLLFSANRWQEAQAIRQAVAQHTTVICDRYAYSGVAFSAAKSLDFTWCQQPDKGLPEPDLVFYMSASPEVLNARDGFGTERYEKVEFQTKVRVNYERFAALESGSGRWVNVDSARSIEDIHRDILGVVLDTMSREHGELGKLWSK
- the LOC144093565 gene encoding uncharacterized protein LOC144093565 isoform X2; translation: MMSSRRGLFIVFEGCDRTGKSTQVKLLAEVLAGKGHKTDTIAFPKRTTTTGKLLDGYLKESTNLDDHAVHLLFSANRWQEAQAIRQAVAQHTTVICDRYAYSGVAFSAAKSLDFTWCQQPDKGLPEPDLVFYMSASPEVLNARDGFGTERYEKVEFQTKVRVNYERFAALESGSGRWVNVDSARSIEDIHRDILGVVLDTMSREHGELGKLWSK